The window aatcacgttgaggaactttgggggacatccgatgcgctctagtatttgccaaagccctttcctgctcacggtgtcgaaggctttggtgaggtcaacaaaggtgatgtagagtcctttgttttgttctctgcacttttcttggagctgtctgagggcaaagaccatgtcagtggttcctctgtttgcgcgaaagccgcactgtgattctgggagaatattctcggcgacactaggtattattctatttagtagaatcctagtgaagattttgcctgcaatggagagcaacgtgattcccctgtagtttgagcagtctgatttctcgcctttgtttttgtacagggtgatgatggtggcatcacaaagatcctgaggcagtttaccttggtcccaacaaagcttgaaaaactcatgcagtttggcatgcagagttttgccgccagccttccagacttctgggcggattccatccatacctgctgctttgccacttttcagttgttcgattgccttatatgtctcatccagggtgggaacctcatccagctagccttaggggctgttgagggagctggagaataatgattaagtttgttgtttgcAAACCCATTCCATTCAGCTCCTCTTGATACATGACCACTTTCAAACAGAATTCACAAATAGATCACAAGTTAACTGCTGATTATTGCATTCAAGTGTTTTGTCATTTTTGGTTACATTTTGATATTGTTATTCTATAATCTACAATTACATGTTCTGTTATTGATTTTGAAAAGTTAGAGAATGTACTATATATTTGTACTTTTTTAAAGAGAATTTCAATCAGAAGATCGCAAACTTGGAAGGAACATTCGATCATTGGATGAAATTTtggttttattttcaatttatcaGTTATTGTGAAACAATATACATTTTTGTGGAAAAAATGAAAAGTTGAATGCAATTTTTTTGTAAAgaattttctttattattttgtgTTTGCAAATAACCTATTATTTGTGTATCTTTCTTTCAGGAAAGTGAAAAATGGGAGCATTTTTGGATAAACCAAAAACAGAGAAACATAATGCACATGGTGCAGGAAATGATTTGCGTTATGGCCTTAGCAGCATGCAGGGTTGGAGAGTGGAGATGGAAGATGCTCATACAGCTATTGTTGGCATTCCTCAAGGCTTGGACACATGGTCCTTCTTCGCAGTGTATGATGGCCATGCAGGCTCTCGAGTGGCAAACTACTGTTCAAAGCACTTACTTGAACACATCACAAGTAATGAAGACTTCAGAGGCACAAATGTGTCTGGTTATCCCATTGAACCTACCATAGAACATGTCAAGAGTGGTATCAGAACTGGATTTTTGAAAATTGATGAGTACATGCGTAACTTTTCAGAGTTGAGAAATGGCATGGACAGGAGTGGGTCAACAGCTGTAGCAGTGATGATCTCTCCAGAGCACATTTACTTTATCAACTGTGGTGATTCGAGAGCGGTTCTTTTCAGAAATGCACAACTTTGCTTTTCAACACAAGATCATAAGCCTTGCAATCCAAGGGAGAAAGAGCGAATCCAGAATGCAGGGGGCAGTGTAATGATACAGCGAGTTAACGGGTCACTAGCTGTATCGAGA of the Narcine bancroftii isolate sNarBan1 chromosome 4, sNarBan1.hap1, whole genome shotgun sequence genome contains:
- the ppm1ba gene encoding protein phosphatase 1B isoform X2, which produces MGAFLDKPKTEKHNAHGAGNDLRYGLSSMQGWRVEMEDAHTAIVGIPQGLDTWSFFAVYDGHAGSRVANYCSKHLLEHITSNEDFRGTNVSGYPIEPTIEHVKSGIRTGFLKIDEYMRNFSELRNGMDRSGSTAVAVMISPEHIYFINCGDSRAVLFRNAQLCFSTQDHKPCNPREKERIQNAGGSVMIQRVNGSLAVSRALGDYDYKCVDGKGPTEQLVSPEPEVYEILRAEEDEFIILACDGIWDVMSNEELCEFARSRLEITDDLEKVCNWVVDTCLHKGSRDNMSIVLVCFPNAPKVSEEAVRKDAELDKYLESRVEEIMVKPSEEGMPDLVHVMRTLSMENIPNLPPGGGLASKRSVIEAVYNRLNPHREDDGQRLLRSQSCCYDE
- the ppm1ba gene encoding protein phosphatase 1B isoform X5 gives rise to the protein MGAFLDKPKTEKHNAHGAGNDLRYGLSSMQGWRVEMEDAHTAIVGIPQGLDTWSFFAVYDGHAGSRVANYCSKHLLEHITSNEDFRGTNVSGYPIEPTIEHVKSGIRTGFLKIDEYMRNFSELRNGMDRSGSTAVAVMISPEHIYFINCGDSRAVLFRNAQLCFSTQDHKPCNPREKERIQNAGGSVMIQRVNGSLAVSRALGDYDYKCVDGKGPTEQLVSPEPEVYEILRAEEDEFIILACDGIWDVMSNEELCEFARSRLEITDDLEKVCNWVVDTCLHKGSRDNMSIVLVCFPNAPKVSEEAVRKDAELDKYLESRVEEIMVKPSEEGMPDLVHVMRTLSMENIPNLPPGGGLASKVPQILKTPGS
- the ppm1ba gene encoding protein phosphatase 1B isoform X3 → MGAFLDKPKTEKHNAHGAGNDLRYGLSSMQGWRVEMEDAHTAIVGIPQGLDTWSFFAVYDGHAGSRVANYCSKHLLEHITSNEDFRGTNVSGYPIEPTIEHVKSGIRTGFLKIDEYMRNFSELRNGMDRSGSTAVAVMISPEHIYFINCGDSRAVLFRNAQLCFSTQDHKPCNPREKERIQNAGGSVMIQRVNGSLAVSRALGDYDYKCVDGKGPTEQLVSPEPEVYEILRAEEDEFIILACDGIWDVMSNEELCEFARSRLEITDDLEKVCNWVVDTCLHKGSRDNMSIVLVCFPNAPKVSEEAVRKDAELDKYLESRVEEIMVKPSEEGMPDLVHVMRTLSMENIPNLPPGGGLASKRSVIEAVYNRLNPHREDDGRLLRSQSCCYDE
- the ppm1ba gene encoding protein phosphatase 1B isoform X4 encodes the protein MGAFLDKPKTEKHNAHGAGNDLRYGLSSMQGWRVEMEDAHTAIVGIPQGLDTWSFFAVYDGHAGSRVANYCSKHLLEHITSNEDFRGTNVSGYPIEPTIEHVKSGIRTGFLKIDEYMRNFSELRNGMDRSGSTAVAVMISPEHIYFINCGDSRAVLFRNAQLCFSTQDHKPCNPREKERIQNAGGSVMIQRVNGSLAVSRALGDYDYKCVDGKGPTEQLVSPEPEVYEILRAEEDEFIILACDGIWDVMSNEELCEFARSRLEITDDLEKVCNWVVDTCLHKGSRDNMSIVLVCFPNAPKVSEEAVRKDAELDKYLESRVEEIMVKPSEEGMPDLVHVMRTLSMENIPNLPPGGGLASKRSVIEAVYNRLNPHREDDGGSADLEDPW